In Solanum pennellii chromosome 3, SPENNV200, a single window of DNA contains:
- the LOC107013739 gene encoding uncharacterized protein LOC107013739 — protein sequence MSEEAPFYPREKLVEKQKFYESVHKHKYLKGRFDKITSVAIPVALAASALYMIGRGIYNMSHGIGKKA from the coding sequence ATGTCAGAAGAAGCACCTTTCTATCCCAGAGAAAAGCTTGTTGAGAAGCAAAAGTTTTACGAAAGCGTCCACAAGCACAAATACTTGAAAGGTCGTTTTGACAAGATCACCTCAGTGGCCATTCCAGTTGCTTTGGCAGCTTCTGCTTTGTATATGATTGGGAGAGGGATCTACAACATGTCTCATGGCATAGGCAAGAAGGCATAA